The Rubricoccus marinus nucleotide sequence GGTTGGCCGCGTCGTTCTGCGCGATGAGGTACCGGTCCTCTGGCGCCCACCGCACGATGCGGTAGTGGGCGTTCGGGCGCTGGACCCATTCTCGGTCCGTGATCTCGTACGCGATGCCGTAGTCGTCCACGAACGCGCCGAGAAGCGCCGCCGGAGCGCCAGAAGCCGTGCGTGGCGTCGCCTCTGGCGCCGACGCGCAGCCGGCGCAGAGCGCGGCGGCACACGCGAGGACGACCCCGCGCGCTAGGGCGCCAGAGGCGGCCGTCACTTGGCGACGGAGATGCTCCTCACTTCGCGGATCACTGTGACACGGATCTGGCCGGGGTACTCCATCTCGCGCTCGATGCGGTTCGAGATGTCGCGCGAGAGGCTTTCGGCGATGGCGTCCGAGATGGCCTCTGGCGAGACGATCACGCGGAGCTCGCGGCCGGCCTGAATGGCGTAGGCCTGCTGCACGCCTTCAAAGTCCGTCGCGATGGATTCCAGGTGCTGCAGGCGCTGCACGTAGCGCTCCAGCGCCTCGCGGCGGGCGCCGGGGCGGGCGCCAGAGGCGGCGTCGGCGGCCTGCACGAGCGGCGCGATCAGCGACGACATCGGCACCTCGTCGTGGTGCGCGCCGACGGCGTTGGACACGTCGGGGTGCTCCTTGTAGCGCATCGCGAGCTCCATACCTGCGATGGCGTGCGGCGATTCCAACGGCTCCTCGGTCACCTTGCCGATGTCGTGCAAGAGCCCGGCGCGGCGCGCTTTGCGGGCGTCCAGACCCAGTTCTGCGGCCATCACGCTGGCCAGCTTGGCCACCTCGATGGAGTGCGCGAGCAGGTTCTGGCCGTAGCTCGCGCGGTACCGCATCCGGCCCACCATGCGGATCAGTTCGGGGTGGAGGCCGTGGATCTCCAGGTCCAGCGCCGCCTGCTCGCCAGAGGCGATGATCTCCTCTTCGATCTCGGCGCGCGTCTTTTCGACGACCTCCTCAATCCGGGCCGGGTGGATCCGTCCGTCCGCCAGAAGCTTCTCCATCGAGAGCCTCGCGATCTCGCGCCGGACGGGCTCGAAGGCGCTCACGAGCACGGCGTCCGGCGTATCGTCCACGACGACCTCGACGCCCGTCGCGGCTTCGAACGCGCGGATGTTGCGGCCCTCGCGGCCGATCACGCGACCTTTCATGTCCTCACGCGGGAGCGCGATGGGAGAGACCGTGTGCTCGATCGTCGTCGGCGCGGCGAGGCGCTGGACGCTTTTGATGATGAGCTTTTTGGCCTCGCGGTCTGCCGTCAGACGGGCTTCATCGCGGGCGTCCTTGACGAGGCGCGCGGCTTCGAGCTTGGCGTCGCGCTCCATCTCGTCCATGAGCCTCTGGCGGGCCTGGTCTCGCGAGAGGTCCGCGACGGCTTCGAGCTTGTCGAGGTGCTGGCCGACAAGCGTTTCGAGGCGGAGTTCCTGCTGCGCGAGGGCCGCACTCCGCTCCTCTACGTCCTTCTCGCGCGTGGCGACTTCTTGCTGACGCCGGGCGACGCCGCTGGCGCGCGTCTTGACGGTTTCGGCGAGCGCGGCGGCGTCCTCCTGGCTTTTCGAGGCCTCGGCGGTGAGCGCCTCCAGCGCGGCGGACGCCTGGGCGAGCGCGGCCTCAGTCGCGGTGATGCGGTCACGGCGGGCGGCGAGCTTCTGGCGGGCCGATTCCAGCTTGGCCCGGATGGCGGCGTGCTTTTCCTTGGCCTCGGCGGTGCGCTGCTCAAAGCGCGCTTTCCGCTCGCGGTACGCCTCGCGGTCCTCCTTGAGCACGTCGCGCTGCGACTGCAGGTCGGCGCGTGCCTGGTTGAGCTCGGTTCGGGCCGCCTCGGCGTCGGCGCGGGCGCCAGAGGCCGTGGTTTCGGCGGCGCGGATGCGCTCGCCCATGCGCGCCTCGGCCACGCGGCCTCCCCACCACCGGCCAGCGACGATGCCGAGCACGAGGGCAAGCAGGGCAGCGGCGAGGACGGGCAGGAGGGGATCCATGGGCGGGGGAAGGGGCCGCTAGCGCGAACGCCCCGTCCAAGCCAAGGCTGACGGGGCGCTCGCGTGCGGCGTCGCGCAAAAAAAGAGGACCAGCCCGCAGCCGTGGACGAGAAACCTACTCGTCTAACACAGTGGGTGCCCGCCGAGCCCTCACGCCTTCCGCGGTCCCCACGCAAGCGTGGGGTGATCCCCGAGGGGAATGCGGCCTGGCAATCAGACCCTGGAGCGTGGCGCCCGCTTTATTTCTTGTTCAGGTTCCCATACGGTGGCCACGAGCCGGTCCATGGAATATCGCCTACGCCCGTGCGCTGTTCCGCGCCGCGGCGGCGAAATCCCCGTGCCCTCGCGCCGGGCGGTCGCCTCTGGCGCGCAGAAAAGGCAGGCCTCTGGCGCCAGAGGCCTATTCGGGCGAGGGCGTGGTGGCGCCGTCGCCCGAGGTGGGGCGGCGCAGGGCCTCGTCCAGGCGCTTCGAGAGGTCTTTGGCCTCTACTTCCACGCGGGCCCGGAGCTGGTCGATCTCGGCGCGGGCGGCGAACAGCTCCTCGGCCATCTCCAGCGTGCCGATGATGGCATGCGTGAGGTCGGGCTGGTGCGGGATCCCGCTGCGGATCTGGCGCAAGCGTCCGTCGACGTACTTCGCGAGGTGCAGCGTGTACGCCTCGTCAGCGGGGGCGACGCGGAGCGGGTAGTCCCGGTCCAGGATGCGCACGCGGATCGAGCGCAGGGGCGCGTCGCCGTGCGGACTGGGGTTCAGCGAGCGGGGCGGGGTCTCACTCATCGGCTCTTGTCCAGCTCGGCGGCGAGGGCCGCATCCACGGCGTCGATAAAGCCTTGGATGGACGCGCGCAGCTCGGCGGGGTCGCGGTCGCCGAGCTGCAGGCCGGGGCCGCTGGCGTCGCCGATCTCGGCCACGCGCTCGGCCAGCCGGGTGTTCTCCTGCCGCAGCCGGAGGATCTCCTGAACCGCCGCCTCCACGCGCTCGCGCAAGCGCGCGAGGGCGCCCCCGTCGCTCGGCGGCGCGGGATCTATCGGCGGGGAGGGGGGAGCGGCCTGGCGGTCGGGCTCCATGAGGGGGAGAGCGGCGATCCGCAGCAAGATAGGGCGTGTGACCTCACGTGTTGCAAGAGGGCCTCTGGCACCAGAGGCCTACGCGCGCAGCGTCGCGCCGTGCTGGTGCTCCAGGGTGCGGACGATCTTCTTAACGCGGCCGTCCACCTCCTTGTCGCGGAGCGTGCGGTCGGCGCCGAAGACGAGCGTGAATGCCGCGCTCTTCTTGCCCGCCTCGATCCGGTCGCCGGTGTAGAGGTCGAACAGGCGCACGTCCTGAAGCAGCGGCCCGCCGGCGCGGCGGATCGTCTCCGCCAGAGGCCCGACAGGCTGCTCGGCGTCGAGCACGAGCGCGAGGTCGCGGTCGACGGTCGGGAAGCGCGAGATCGCTTCGTAGCGCGTGAGGCCTCTTGCGGCGACGCGGGCGACGGCGTCCCAGTCGAGTTCGGCGGCGAAGAGCGGCGCGGCGAGGTCGGCCGCCTCCGCCACCGCATCGCTCACGCGCGCGATCACACCGAGGCGCTGGCCTCTGGCGGAGAGCTCCAGCGCGTAGGCCGTCAGACCCGAGGGCTCGCGGCGCGGGGTCTCCTCGATGCCGGTCACGCCAGAGGCAGACAGGACGGCCATTACGACGCCCTTGAGGTCGTAGAAGTCGGACGCGCGGGTGGGCGCGTCCCAGCGCTGCTGCTGTGCGAGCCCCGAGATCGCGAAGGCGAGCGCGGTGTGCTCGGCAAAGCCCTCGACGGGCTGGCTGGCGTCCGTGCTGCGCGCGTAGACGTGCCCGCTCTCGAAGAGGCGGAGGTCGGACGCGCCGCGCTTCTGGTTGTAGGCCGCGGCGTTGACCAGGCCATGCAGCAGACTCGGGCGCATCGCCGCGATCTCCTGCGAGATCGGGTTGAGCGTCTCGACGGTCCGCGTTTCCTGCCCGGTCCAGTCGGCGCCCGCGTACCGCTCGGCGGTCTCGGACGGCACGAGGGAGTTGGTGAACAGCTCGCGGAAGCCCAGCGCGGCGAGTTGTGTTCGCGCAGCCGCGAGAAGCCGCTCGGCCGGGGCCTCTGGCGTGGGCACGAGCGCGACCGGCGCCGTCCGCGGCGTGGGCACGTTGTCGTAGCCCCAGAGCCGCGCGATCTCTTCGATCACGTCGACCTCGCGCTCCACGTCGGGGCGGAAGGGCGGGACGACCACGCGGAGCCCGGCGCCAGAGGCGTCCGACGCGGCCTCGGCGACGTGGCCGCTGGCGAAGGCGCCGTCGGCAAAGGCCTGCAACGTGTCCGCGCCCGATTCCGCCACCTCGAAGCCGATGGCCTGGAGCAGCGTGATCATCTCGTCGTCGGCGATCTCGGCGCCGATCAGCATCCGCGCGCGCTCAGGGCGCACGGTGACAACGGTCGGCTCGAACCGAACGGGGTTCTCGTCGATGGCGCCAGAGGCGACCGTTCCGCCGCCCACCTCGGCGATCAGCGCGGCGGCGCGAGAGGCCGCACGCACCTGAGCGGTTGGGTCCACGCCGCGCTCGAAGCGGTAGCTGGCGTCGGTCTGCATGCTCAGCGCCTTTGCCGCGCTGCGGATGCGCGCGGGGTCGAAGTACGCGCTCTCGATCAGCACGTCGGTTGTGCTATCAGAGACTTCGGAGTTGGCGGCGCCCATTACGCCGGCCACGGCCACAGGCCGCTCCTTGTCGCAGATGAGCAGCGTGCCCTCGGGGAGTTCGCGCTCCACGTCGTCCAGCGTGGTCACCTTCTCGCCGGCTCGACTCGCGCGGACCCGGATGGTATCGCCCGCGATGTGCGCGAGGTCGAACGCGTGGAGCGGCTGGCCCATCTCGTGGAGCACGAAGTTGGTCACGTCCACCACGTTGTTGATCGGGCGCACGCCGATGGCCTCCAGCCGCTCGCGGAGCCAGTCCGGGCTGGGCGCGACGGTCACGCCCGTCACGAGCATCGCCGCGTAGCGGGCGCATCCGTCTGTGTCCTCGATCTCGACCGTGATGCGCTCATTGACCTCGCCAGAGGCCTCTGGCGTGTCGACTTGGGGAAGCGTCAGAACCGTGTCGGTCAGCGCCGCCACGTCGCGGGCGACGCCGATGTGGCTGGCCGCGTCGGGCCGGTTGGGCGTGAGCGCGATGTCGTAGACGATGTCGCCGGGGAGCGCGATGACCTCCGCCAGAGGCGTACCGGGAGTGGCGTCGGTGTCAAGCACGAGGATGCCGTCGTGGTCGTCTCCGAGGCCGAGCTCGTCCTCGGCGCAGATCATCCCGAAGGATACCTCGCCGCGGATCTTGCCCTTTTTGATCGTCACCGGCGTCGGCTCTCCCGTCTCGCGGTCGGGCAGCATGAGCACAGTCCCGACGGTCGCGACCGGCACCATCTGGCCCGCGGCCACGTTTGGCGCGCCGCACACGATCTGGACGGGCTCGCTCTCGCCAGAGGCCTCTGGCGAGCCGCCGATGTCGACGGTGCAGACGCGCAGGCGGTCCGCGTTCGGGTGCTGCTCCGCCGTCAGCACGCGCCCGACGACGACGCCGTCCAACGAGGGGCCGGAGACCTCCATGCCGTCGACTTCGAGGCCCGCCATCGTGAGCAGGTCCGAGAGCGCCTCTGGCGAGAGATCAGGCTGGACGTAGTCCTTGAGCCAGTTGAGAGATAGGTACATAGGTACGGGGTACTGGGTACGAGGTCAGAGTCGCAGCCGTACCGCGTACCCTGTACCTCGTACCACGTCAGAACTGACGGAGGAAGCGCTGGTCGTTCTCGTAGTAGAGCCGGATGTCGTCCACGTCGTAGCGGATCTGCGCCATGCGCTCGACGCCCATGCCGAAGGCGTAGCCGGTGTACCGCTCGCTGTCGATGCCGACGGAGTCCAGCACGTTGGGGTCCACCATGCCGCAGCCGAGGATCTCGAGCCAGCGCCCGCCGCCGGGGAGAGACTCGTCCTCCCACCACACGTCGACCTCGGCCGAGGGCTCGGTGAAGGGGAAGAAGCTGGGGCGGAAGCGCATCTTCGGTTCGCCGCCGAAAAACGCCCGCGCGAAGGCGAAGATGACCGCCTTGAGGTCTGCGAAGCTCACGCCCTCATCGATCACCAGGCCCTCCACCTGGTGGAACATGAAGTAGCTCTTGAAGCTCACCGCCTCGTTGCGGAACACGCGGCCGGGCGCGATCACGCGGATGGGCGGCCCACCGCCGGAGCGCACGGCCTCCTCCATCACGCGCACCTGGACCGGCGACGTGTGCGTGCGCAGCACGATGCCACGTCCCTCTGGCGCCGGCGGCTCCAGGAAGAACGTGTCCTGCATGTCGCGCGCCGGGTGGTTCGCCGGGAAGTTGAGCGCGCTGAAGTTGTGCCAGTCGTCCTCGATCTCGGGGCCTCTGGCGACCGCGAAGCCGAACTGCGCGAAGATGTCCTGGATGGACTCCAGCGTCTGGGTCAGCGGGTGCAGCGAGCCCGGCGCCAGAGGCGCGGGGATGCGGCCGGGCAGCGTGAGGTCGAGGTCGGTCGCCTCGGCACTCGCGCCAGAGGCCGCGCTCTGCATCTCGTCCAGGCGCGCCTCGGCGCTCTGCCGCAGCGCGTTGAGCTTCTGGCCGACGGCACGGCGGGCCTCGGGCGGCACGCTGCCGATCTTGCCGAAGAGCGCCGTCACGGCGCCAGCTTTGCGCCCGAGAAAGCGGACGCGGAAGGCTTCGGCCTCGTCGCCAGAGGCGAGCGGCGCGGCGTCGATCTCAGCCTGGAGGGCGTCGATCTCGGCGTCGAGAGGGGTGGCGGTGTCGGACATGATGCGGGATCCGGAATGCGTGAGGGCAGCGGCGCCGAGCCTCTGGCGCCAGAGGCCTCCGACGGGCGGGGTCGCATCCTGAAACGCAACCCGCTCCGCCCGCTGGCGCGGGCGCCTCCGCAAGGGAAGGCATCGAGGCGTGGGGTCGAGTCTCGCTCTGCTACGCGTGCGGCGCCAGAGGCTCCCGTACGCATCACGCATTACGCATCTGACCCCGAAACAAAAACTCCCGCCAGACCGAGGTCGGGCGGGAGCGGGCAGATCGAGACGGAGGCGCTAGGCCGCCATCTCGACCACAGCCTTAAAGGCTTCCTTGTCGCGGACCGCGAGGTCCGCGAGGACCTTCCGGTTGAGAGGGACGTCAGCCTTTTTGAGGCCGGCGATCAGACGCGAGTACGTCGTGCCGTGGACGCGGGCGCCAGCATTGATGCGGGCGATCCACAGGCGCCGGAACGTGCGCTTGCGGGCGCGACGGTCACGGTAGGCGTACTGCATCCCCTTCTCGA carries:
- the pheS gene encoding phenylalanine--tRNA ligase subunit alpha, which translates into the protein MSDTATPLDAEIDALQAEIDAAPLASGDEAEAFRVRFLGRKAGAVTALFGKIGSVPPEARRAVGQKLNALRQSAEARLDEMQSAASGASAEATDLDLTLPGRIPAPLAPGSLHPLTQTLESIQDIFAQFGFAVARGPEIEDDWHNFSALNFPANHPARDMQDTFFLEPPAPEGRGIVLRTHTSPVQVRVMEEAVRSGGGPPIRVIAPGRVFRNEAVSFKSYFMFHQVEGLVIDEGVSFADLKAVIFAFARAFFGGEPKMRFRPSFFPFTEPSAEVDVWWEDESLPGGGRWLEILGCGMVDPNVLDSVGIDSERYTGYAFGMGVERMAQIRYDVDDIRLYYENDQRFLRQF
- a CDS encoding cell division protein ZapA, with protein sequence MSETPPRSLNPSPHGDAPLRSIRVRILDRDYPLRVAPADEAYTLHLAKYVDGRLRQIRSGIPHQPDLTHAIIGTLEMAEELFAARAEIDQLRARVEVEAKDLSKRLDEALRRPTSGDGATTPSPE
- the rny gene encoding ribonuclease Y, translated to MDPLLPVLAAALLALVLGIVAGRWWGGRVAEARMGERIRAAETTASGARADAEAARTELNQARADLQSQRDVLKEDREAYRERKARFEQRTAEAKEKHAAIRAKLESARQKLAARRDRITATEAALAQASAALEALTAEASKSQEDAAALAETVKTRASGVARRQQEVATREKDVEERSAALAQQELRLETLVGQHLDKLEAVADLSRDQARQRLMDEMERDAKLEAARLVKDARDEARLTADREAKKLIIKSVQRLAAPTTIEHTVSPIALPREDMKGRVIGREGRNIRAFEAATGVEVVVDDTPDAVLVSAFEPVRREIARLSMEKLLADGRIHPARIEEVVEKTRAEIEEEIIASGEQAALDLEIHGLHPELIRMVGRMRYRASYGQNLLAHSIEVAKLASVMAAELGLDARKARRAGLLHDIGKVTEEPLESPHAIAGMELAMRYKEHPDVSNAVGAHHDEVPMSSLIAPLVQAADAASGARPGARREALERYVQRLQHLESIATDFEGVQQAYAIQAGRELRVIVSPEAISDAIAESLSRDISNRIEREMEYPGQIRVTVIREVRSISVAK
- the pheT gene encoding phenylalanine--tRNA ligase subunit beta encodes the protein MYLSLNWLKDYVQPDLSPEALSDLLTMAGLEVDGMEVSGPSLDGVVVGRVLTAEQHPNADRLRVCTVDIGGSPEASGESEPVQIVCGAPNVAAGQMVPVATVGTVLMLPDRETGEPTPVTIKKGKIRGEVSFGMICAEDELGLGDDHDGILVLDTDATPGTPLAEVIALPGDIVYDIALTPNRPDAASHIGVARDVAALTDTVLTLPQVDTPEASGEVNERITVEIEDTDGCARYAAMLVTGVTVAPSPDWLRERLEAIGVRPINNVVDVTNFVLHEMGQPLHAFDLAHIAGDTIRVRASRAGEKVTTLDDVERELPEGTLLICDKERPVAVAGVMGAANSEVSDSTTDVLIESAYFDPARIRSAAKALSMQTDASYRFERGVDPTAQVRAASRAAALIAEVGGGTVASGAIDENPVRFEPTVVTVRPERARMLIGAEIADDEMITLLQAIGFEVAESGADTLQAFADGAFASGHVAEAASDASGAGLRVVVPPFRPDVEREVDVIEEIARLWGYDNVPTPRTAPVALVPTPEAPAERLLAAARTQLAALGFRELFTNSLVPSETAERYAGADWTGQETRTVETLNPISQEIAAMRPSLLHGLVNAAAYNQKRGASDLRLFESGHVYARSTDASQPVEGFAEHTALAFAISGLAQQQRWDAPTRASDFYDLKGVVMAVLSASGVTGIEETPRREPSGLTAYALELSARGQRLGVIARVSDAVAEAADLAAPLFAAELDWDAVARVAARGLTRYEAISRFPTVDRDLALVLDAEQPVGPLAETIRRAGGPLLQDVRLFDLYTGDRIEAGKKSAAFTLVFGADRTLRDKEVDGRVKKIVRTLEHQHGATLRA
- the rplT gene encoding 50S ribosomal protein L20; the encoded protein is MPRARNLVASRRRRRKLLKQAKGYWGRRSNVYTVAKHSVEKGMQYAYRDRRARKRTFRRLWIARINAGARVHGTTYSRLIAGLKKADVPLNRKVLADLAVRDKEAFKAVVEMAA